From the genome of Parazoarcus communis, one region includes:
- a CDS encoding DnaJ C-terminal domain-containing protein, with the protein MKFKDYYEVFGIPRTATQDEIKRTYRKLARKYHPDVNKDADAELRFKEIGEAYAVLKDPEKRAAYDQVGKQWKGGDDFQPPPDWDAGFEFRGDGADVHGDASDFFEALFGRRARTAHGGRGHARGQDHHAKVLIDLEDAYRGAKRSIGLRMPAVDAHGRVVLQERQLDITIPKGIRAGQHLRLAGQGEPGMGAGPAGDLFLEVGFNPDPRYRVDGRDVFAALPLAPWEAALGCSLSLPTPEGPVQLTIPARTTAGRQLRLKGKGIPGSPAGDLYFVVSIVAPPADSEAQKAAYRALAETFDFDPRAATKG; encoded by the coding sequence ATGAAATTCAAGGATTACTACGAAGTCTTCGGCATTCCGCGCACCGCCACCCAGGACGAGATCAAGCGCACCTACCGCAAGCTGGCGCGCAAGTACCATCCCGACGTGAACAAGGACGCGGATGCGGAGCTGCGGTTCAAGGAGATCGGTGAAGCCTATGCCGTGCTGAAGGACCCGGAAAAGCGCGCCGCCTACGATCAGGTCGGCAAGCAGTGGAAAGGCGGCGACGATTTTCAGCCACCGCCGGACTGGGATGCCGGGTTCGAGTTCCGCGGCGACGGTGCCGACGTGCACGGCGATGCGAGCGACTTTTTCGAAGCCCTGTTTGGCCGCCGCGCGCGCACCGCGCATGGAGGGCGGGGGCATGCCCGGGGTCAGGATCATCACGCCAAGGTGCTGATCGATCTCGAAGATGCCTACCGCGGCGCCAAACGCAGTATCGGCCTGCGCATGCCTGCAGTGGACGCACATGGCCGTGTCGTGCTGCAGGAGCGCCAGCTCGACATCACCATTCCGAAAGGCATCCGCGCAGGGCAGCATCTGCGCCTGGCCGGCCAGGGCGAGCCGGGCATGGGGGCGGGGCCGGCCGGTGACCTGTTTCTGGAGGTCGGCTTCAATCCCGATCCGCGCTACCGCGTGGACGGACGCGACGTGTTCGCGGCCCTGCCGCTGGCACCGTGGGAGGCGGCGCTTGGCTGCTCGCTGAGTCTGCCCACGCCTGAAGGCCCGGTGCAGCTCACGATTCCTGCGCGCACGACGGCGGGGCGGCAGCTGCGCCTCAAGGGGAAGGGCATACCCGGCAGTCCCGCGGGTGATCTGTACTTTGTCGTTTCAATTGTGGCGCCGCCAGCCGACAGCGAGGCACAGAAGGCAGCCTACCGGGCGCTTGCCGAAACATTCGACTTCGATCCCCGTGCGGCCACGAAAGGATGA
- a CDS encoding LysE family translocator — translation MQLHIWLIYLVAVIGLSLTPGPNSLLALTHGALHGHRKTLFTVYGGALGFVSLIALSMLGIGALLQTSAHALIALKWIGGAYLVWLGFQLWRAPPLQLQPDARMVDTRGTTLFRQGLLAAISNPKVLLFYGAFLPQFIDPHADLLLQFVIMAATFAVVECAVEYLLARLAHRIRPILERTGRKFNRVCGGMFAVMGAALPMTR, via the coding sequence GTGCAGTTACACATCTGGTTGATCTATCTGGTCGCGGTCATTGGCTTGTCGCTCACGCCTGGCCCGAACAGTCTGCTTGCGCTCACGCATGGCGCCCTGCACGGACATCGCAAGACCCTGTTCACCGTATACGGCGGCGCGCTCGGCTTCGTCAGTCTGATCGCACTGTCGATGCTGGGTATCGGCGCATTGCTGCAGACCTCCGCTCACGCACTGATCGCACTGAAGTGGATCGGTGGCGCCTATCTGGTGTGGCTCGGCTTTCAGCTGTGGCGCGCACCACCACTGCAGCTTCAGCCGGACGCGCGCATGGTCGATACGCGGGGGACGACGCTGTTCCGCCAGGGCCTGCTGGCGGCGATCTCCAACCCCAAGGTGCTGCTGTTCTACGGCGCCTTCCTGCCGCAGTTCATCGACCCGCACGCCGATCTGCTGCTGCAGTTCGTCATCATGGCGGCAACCTTTGCCGTCGTCGAATGCGCGGTCGAGTATCTGCTCGCGCGGCTTGCCCATCGCATTCGCCCGATCCTCGAACGCACCGGGCGCAAGTTCAACCGCGTCTGCGGAGGCATGTTCGCAGTGATGGGGGCAGCGCTCCCGATGACGCGCTGA
- a CDS encoding ZIP family metal transporter — protein sequence MDEITRIVVYAVCAGACIPLGGVLAKYERLRPSWLENEFRHSVIAFGGGILAAAVALVLIPEGTEYLGHSLSSTFFFLLGGIVFFALERFLGLQRREKPQFTAMLLDYIPESLALGGALAAGSRAAPLLALFIGLQNIPEGFNAYRELKAAKQPDASRILLLMLMLVPIGPVIAILGWLYLGDRLELLGASMLFASGGILYLIFQDIAPQSHMRRHWAPPLGAVLGFSVGMLGNNLAGMY from the coding sequence TTGGATGAAATCACGAGAATCGTGGTGTACGCGGTTTGCGCAGGGGCCTGCATTCCCCTGGGCGGCGTGCTGGCGAAGTACGAGCGCCTGCGGCCGTCGTGGCTGGAGAACGAGTTCCGCCATTCCGTGATCGCCTTTGGCGGCGGCATTCTGGCGGCAGCGGTTGCCTTGGTGTTGATTCCCGAAGGCACCGAATACCTCGGCCACTCGCTATCGAGCACCTTTTTCTTCCTGCTCGGCGGCATTGTGTTCTTTGCGCTGGAGCGCTTCCTGGGGCTGCAACGCCGCGAGAAGCCACAATTCACCGCGATGCTGCTCGACTACATTCCGGAATCCCTGGCGCTGGGCGGCGCCCTGGCCGCAGGGTCGCGGGCGGCTCCGCTGCTGGCCCTGTTCATCGGCCTGCAGAACATCCCGGAGGGCTTCAATGCCTACCGTGAATTGAAAGCTGCAAAGCAGCCGGACGCGTCGCGCATCCTCCTTCTGATGCTGATGCTCGTTCCCATCGGGCCGGTGATCGCCATTCTGGGCTGGCTGTATCTGGGGGACAGGCTCGAACTCCTTGGTGCAAGCATGCTGTTCGCCTCAGGCGGCATCCTGTACCTGATCTTTCAGGACATCGCACCGCAGTCGCACATGCGCCGCCACTGGGCGCCGCCGCTGGGCGCCGTGCTGGGTTTCAGCGTCGGCATGCTGGGCAACAATCTGGCGGGCATGTACTAG
- a CDS encoding class I SAM-dependent methyltransferase, with amino-acid sequence MNRDSYNAIAPSWDAARAGFYGRERDYLETLLCGLPAGAKVLDLGCGTGRPIAEHILAAGHALTGIDQSEALLALARERFPQATWIHTRIESFSTEERFHAIVCWDALFHIDRTMHETLLRRFRAMLLPGGRMMLTCGGSEHPAFTDTMFGQPFHYDSHPPETVLEMLTGLGFEALVSEFMNLPTSGRDKGRYAVVVRTT; translated from the coding sequence ATGAACCGGGATAGCTATAACGCCATCGCCCCGTCCTGGGATGCCGCCCGCGCGGGTTTCTACGGACGCGAGCGCGACTACCTGGAAACACTGCTCTGTGGGCTGCCTGCTGGCGCGAAGGTGCTCGATCTGGGCTGCGGAACCGGCAGGCCGATTGCGGAACACATTCTTGCCGCGGGCCATGCGCTCACCGGCATCGATCAGTCCGAAGCGCTTCTGGCGCTCGCGCGCGAACGCTTTCCGCAGGCCACATGGATCCACACCCGGATCGAATCCTTCAGCACCGAAGAACGCTTCCACGCGATCGTGTGCTGGGATGCGCTGTTTCATATCGACCGCACCATGCATGAAACACTGCTGAGGCGTTTTCGCGCCATGCTCCTGCCGGGCGGACGCATGATGCTGACCTGCGGCGGCTCCGAACACCCCGCGTTCACCGACACCATGTTCGGCCAGCCCTTCCATTACGACTCGCATCCACCGGAGACCGTGCTCGAAATGCTCACCGGACTCGGCTTCGAGGCGCTTGTGTCGGAGTTCATGAATCTGCCCACGTCAGGCCGGGACAAGGGGCGCTACGCAGTCGTCGTGCGCACGACTTGA
- a CDS encoding AMP-binding protein: protein MKPDPQHDGHALLNLVDTVIRELQPGALLRAGLDSQFDRDLGLDSLARVELLARVERSFDVRLPDDTLGRVETPRQLLAALEVAGHRPLPAARTGKVALATPEQTAGSPEDASTLVEVLNWHVARHPERIHVTFYRSEDETETLSYRQLADAAARVAGALAQAGVQPGHAVALMLPTGLDFLCSFYGVLMAGAVPVPIYPPARPAQLEDHLRRQGGILRNCEARVMITFDRVRPLAQMLTGLCPTLDKVLTPGELDAEPLPRVQAGADDLALLQYTSGSTGDPKGVMLTHANLLANIRAWGRGVGLSSTDVAVSWLPLYHDMGLIGAWLGSVYHAYPLVLMSPLDFLARPERWLWAIHRHRGTVTAAPNFAFDLCVKRLAGQPLDGLDLSSWRFAANGAEAISPATLERFREAFGAYGLRPEALAPVYGLAECSVGLTVSPPGRGARIDAVGREALTRNGRAETAAAGDASAMHFVSCGSALPGHELRIVDDAGSELPERVVGSLEFRGPSATRGYFRNPDATAGLFHDGWLVTGDYAYLADGEVYFTGRAKDMIIRGGRNFYPYDLEHAIGELPGVRKGCVAVFGAADPQHGDEQLVVVAETREQDAAARQALERRIVAAAADELGLPPDVVVLAPPHAVLKTSSGKIRRAAIRDAWRDGTLGAAGRAAWLQATRLFVASVPGRVRGFARRASARLYGTWVWTVFAVLSPIAAVGIFTLPRLEQRWAVVHQLARVFRVLSGNRLQVAGLEHLPTGPCVLVANHASYADGLVLASVLPHPVAFVTKAEFKSNRVMRPLFERMGAHFVERFDSRRGVADAQALATAARANPPLFFFAEGTFTARPGLRPFRLGAFQVAAENHLPVVPIAITGTRQILPGDSWRPRPGPLGVTICPPVVPEASDWHGVLALRNGVRQHILAHCGEPDLASAARPGAQPGV, encoded by the coding sequence TTGAAACCCGACCCGCAGCACGATGGCCATGCCTTGTTGAACCTTGTCGATACGGTCATCCGCGAGCTCCAGCCGGGGGCGCTGTTGCGTGCCGGCCTCGACAGCCAGTTCGACCGCGACCTGGGCCTCGACAGTCTGGCGCGGGTCGAACTCCTCGCCCGCGTGGAGCGCAGCTTCGATGTTCGACTTCCGGACGATACGCTGGGGAGGGTGGAAACGCCGCGTCAGCTGCTGGCTGCGCTCGAAGTCGCCGGGCACCGCCCGCTGCCGGCGGCGCGGACCGGCAAGGTGGCGCTGGCGACGCCCGAGCAGACTGCAGGCAGTCCGGAGGACGCATCGACGCTGGTCGAGGTGCTGAACTGGCATGTTGCGCGCCACCCCGAACGTATCCACGTCACCTTCTACCGCAGCGAGGACGAAACCGAGACCCTGAGCTACCGACAGCTCGCCGATGCGGCGGCGCGGGTCGCCGGAGCGCTGGCGCAGGCAGGGGTGCAGCCCGGGCACGCGGTTGCGCTGATGCTGCCGACCGGGCTGGATTTCCTGTGCAGCTTCTATGGCGTGCTGATGGCCGGCGCGGTGCCGGTGCCGATCTATCCGCCGGCACGCCCTGCACAACTCGAGGATCACCTGCGCCGTCAGGGCGGCATTCTGCGCAATTGTGAAGCGCGGGTGATGATTACCTTCGACCGTGTGCGTCCGCTGGCGCAGATGCTGACCGGGCTGTGCCCGACGCTGGACAAGGTGCTCACGCCCGGCGAGCTCGATGCGGAACCCCTGCCGCGCGTACAGGCCGGTGCGGACGACCTGGCACTGCTGCAATACACTTCCGGCTCGACCGGCGATCCGAAGGGCGTGATGCTGACCCACGCCAACCTGCTCGCCAATATCCGCGCCTGGGGTCGCGGGGTCGGGCTGAGCTCGACCGATGTCGCGGTGAGCTGGCTGCCGCTTTACCACGACATGGGGCTGATCGGCGCCTGGCTTGGCAGCGTGTATCACGCCTATCCGCTGGTGCTGATGTCTCCGCTGGATTTCCTTGCCCGCCCCGAGCGCTGGCTGTGGGCGATCCATCGTCATCGCGGTACGGTCACGGCGGCCCCGAACTTCGCCTTCGATCTGTGCGTCAAGCGTCTCGCCGGGCAGCCGCTGGACGGGCTCGACCTGTCGTCCTGGCGCTTCGCGGCCAACGGCGCCGAAGCGATCAGTCCCGCCACGCTGGAGCGCTTCCGCGAGGCGTTTGGTGCCTACGGATTGCGGCCGGAAGCGCTCGCGCCCGTCTATGGGCTCGCCGAGTGTTCGGTCGGTCTCACCGTATCGCCTCCGGGACGCGGGGCGCGCATCGATGCGGTCGGGCGCGAAGCCCTGACACGCAATGGACGTGCCGAAACTGCAGCAGCCGGCGATGCATCGGCGATGCACTTCGTGTCCTGCGGCTCGGCCTTGCCGGGGCACGAACTGCGGATCGTCGACGATGCCGGCAGCGAGCTGCCCGAACGTGTTGTCGGCAGTCTCGAGTTCCGCGGCCCGTCGGCGACGCGGGGCTATTTCCGCAATCCCGATGCCACTGCAGGCCTGTTTCACGACGGCTGGCTGGTGACAGGTGACTACGCGTATCTCGCCGATGGCGAGGTGTATTTCACCGGTCGTGCCAAGGACATGATCATTCGCGGCGGGCGCAATTTCTATCCGTATGACCTCGAGCATGCGATCGGCGAGCTGCCGGGGGTACGCAAGGGCTGCGTGGCGGTCTTCGGTGCTGCCGACCCCCAGCACGGCGATGAGCAGCTGGTCGTCGTCGCAGAAACCCGCGAGCAGGATGCCGCTGCCCGACAGGCGCTGGAGCGCAGGATTGTCGCCGCGGCGGCGGACGAGCTGGGCCTGCCGCCCGATGTGGTGGTGCTTGCGCCGCCGCACGCGGTGCTGAAGACCTCGAGCGGCAAGATCCGGCGCGCAGCGATTCGCGATGCCTGGCGGGATGGCACGCTGGGTGCCGCCGGCCGCGCGGCCTGGCTGCAGGCGACGCGGCTGTTTGTGGCGAGTGTGCCGGGCAGGGTGCGCGGTTTTGCGCGTCGTGCCAGCGCCAGACTCTACGGGACCTGGGTGTGGACTGTATTCGCCGTGCTTTCACCGATTGCGGCCGTGGGGATCTTCACATTGCCCCGGCTTGAGCAGCGCTGGGCGGTGGTGCATCAGCTGGCGCGTGTCTTCCGCGTACTGAGCGGCAATCGTCTGCAGGTCGCCGGGCTGGAACATCTGCCCACCGGTCCCTGCGTGCTGGTGGCCAACCATGCGAGCTATGCTGACGGGCTGGTGCTTGCGTCCGTGCTGCCGCACCCCGTCGCCTTCGTCACCAAGGCAGAGTTCAAGAGCAACCGGGTGATGCGTCCGCTGTTCGAGCGCATGGGGGCGCACTTCGTCGAACGATTTGATTCGCGTCGTGGCGTAGCCGACGCGCAGGCGCTGGCGACCGCGGCACGCGCCAACCCGCCGCTGTTCTTCTTTGCCGAGGGCACCTTCACTGCACGCCCGGGGCTGCGGCCGTTCCGCCTCGGTGCGTTTCAGGTTGCGGCCGAAAACCACCTGCCGGTGGTGCCGATCGCCATCACCGGCACCCGGCAGATCCTGCCTGGAGACTCGTGGCGTCCGCGCCCCGGTCCGCTCGGTGTCACCATCTGTCCGCCGGTCGTGCCCGAAGCTTCAGACTGGCATGGCGTGCTCGCGCTGCGGAACGGCGTGCGCCAGCACATCCTCGCGCACTGCGGCGAGCCGGATCTGGCGAGTGCCGCGAGGCCGGGCGCTCAGCCCGGCGTGTGA